Proteins from a genomic interval of Diaminobutyricimonas aerilata:
- a CDS encoding fasciclin domain-containing protein, translated as MRVTKRTPFAAATLAAIALFGLAACAPMAEEPAAQPSTEESMPAEDMTTDPAFDDLVGSGCAAYAEQVPDGAGSVVGMSQDPVAVAASNNPLLTTLVAAVSGQLNPDVNLVDTLNGAEFTVFAPVDDAFAKIDAATIESLKDPANAAMLSSILTYHVVPGQILPEDIVGEQTTVQGGMVTVAGEGDALTVNDANVICGGVHTANATVYLIDTVLMPAS; from the coding sequence ATGCGAGTTACGAAGCGCACCCCCTTCGCCGCAGCGACCCTCGCCGCCATCGCCCTCTTCGGGCTGGCCGCGTGTGCGCCGATGGCCGAGGAGCCCGCGGCCCAGCCGTCGACGGAGGAGTCGATGCCGGCCGAGGACATGACCACGGACCCCGCCTTCGACGACCTCGTCGGCAGCGGCTGCGCCGCGTACGCCGAGCAGGTGCCGGATGGCGCCGGGTCCGTCGTCGGCATGTCGCAGGACCCGGTCGCCGTCGCAGCCTCGAACAACCCGCTGCTGACGACGCTCGTCGCCGCGGTCTCGGGCCAGCTGAACCCCGACGTGAACCTGGTCGACACCCTCAACGGTGCCGAGTTCACCGTCTTCGCGCCGGTGGACGACGCCTTCGCGAAGATCGACGCCGCGACGATCGAGTCGCTCAAGGACCCGGCCAACGCGGCCATGCTGTCGAGCATCCTGACCTACCACGTCGTGCCCGGCCAGATCCTGCCCGAGGACATCGTGGGCGAGCAGACGACCGTGCAGGGCGGCATGGTGACCGTCGCCGGCGAGGGTGACGCGCTCACCGTCAACGACGCCAACGTCATCTGCGGCGGCGTGCACACCGCCAATGCGACCGTGTACCTGATCGACACCGTGCTCATGCCCGCCAGCTGA
- a CDS encoding DNA-directed RNA polymerase subunit beta, with amino-acid sequence MSADFHKPTKFSTDKFESYESGNDPATILRIAHDTAHSLVDRVRDNPEPDIVERLVEYTDTHGIDALAELWARSSPRSLPGALWRIYLLRVLINQDPEGTSTLFQRGSDVMTTIDPLVAGASMPTGPAEIRDLADEILRGVFRGDFAVALDRAASFCRVAGAGAASIADDSDATAAPERASELTSRALRYDTTAAELTACARLWRRGELD; translated from the coding sequence ATGAGTGCAGACTTCCACAAGCCGACGAAGTTCTCGACGGACAAGTTCGAGAGCTACGAGAGCGGCAACGACCCGGCCACGATCCTCCGGATCGCGCACGACACCGCGCACTCGCTCGTCGACCGGGTGCGCGACAACCCCGAGCCCGACATCGTCGAACGGCTCGTCGAATACACCGACACGCACGGCATCGACGCGCTCGCGGAACTGTGGGCGCGATCCAGTCCCCGCAGCCTCCCGGGTGCGCTCTGGCGCATCTATCTGTTGCGGGTGCTCATCAACCAGGACCCGGAAGGCACGAGCACGCTGTTCCAGCGTGGCAGCGACGTCATGACGACAATCGACCCGCTCGTCGCCGGCGCGAGCATGCCCACCGGTCCCGCGGAGATCCGCGATCTCGCCGACGAGATCCTGCGTGGCGTCTTCCGCGGCGACTTCGCGGTGGCCCTCGATCGTGCGGCCTCGTTCTGCCGCGTGGCGGGAGCCGGTGCGGCGAGCATCGCGGACGATTCGGACGCGACGGCGGCGCCGGAGCGTGCCTCCGAACTCACCAGCCGGGCCCTGCGCTACGACACGACGGCCGCGGAGCTCACGGCGTGCGCGCGATTGTGGCGGCGCGGCGAGCTCGACTGA
- a CDS encoding FAD-binding oxidoreductase: MNPTHSSDAGVVDDLITGYALSPGDPGWDDAALPHSAHGAPTRIARPRSADEVAVAVRYATARDLGVAVRSGGHGAMAFSAADAVLIDLGGLDTIEVREEGIVQIGGGATWGAIADELGRHGLALTSGDTRSVGVGGLTLGGGIGWMVREHGLALDQLVGAQVVLASGEIVEASETEHPDLFWALRGGGGNFGVVTRFDFRAHPVTGVVFGTLAFGADRLVPLMRVWRDVMRDAPERLTTTLVAMPSFGEAPPTVQLVVCWGDDDVAAADAALAPLRALPGLLSDDVGTRAYAEVLEDPHGPEGPITVVDHNSFWRELDDDGIALVAAAHADTAPSVLMIRYLRGASSRVDPAATAFAHRSAEVLVIAAAFVPADAGGEVTERIRGVWAGLERRAIGRYGNFSLATGEATVAAMYPRATLDRLREVKRRYDPANLFDRNHNVVPVGA; encoded by the coding sequence ATGAACCCGACTCACTCCTCCGACGCCGGCGTCGTGGACGACCTGATCACGGGGTACGCGCTCTCACCGGGTGACCCCGGATGGGACGACGCGGCCCTCCCCCACTCCGCGCACGGTGCCCCCACCCGCATCGCCCGCCCCCGCTCCGCCGATGAGGTCGCCGTCGCCGTCCGGTACGCCACCGCACGGGATCTCGGCGTCGCGGTCCGCAGCGGCGGCCACGGCGCGATGGCCTTCTCGGCGGCCGACGCCGTGCTCATCGACCTCGGCGGCCTCGACACGATCGAGGTACGCGAGGAGGGGATCGTGCAGATCGGCGGAGGCGCCACGTGGGGCGCGATCGCCGACGAACTCGGGCGACACGGACTCGCGCTCACCTCGGGCGACACCCGCTCGGTGGGCGTCGGCGGTCTCACGCTCGGCGGCGGCATCGGCTGGATGGTGCGCGAACACGGGCTCGCCCTCGACCAGCTCGTGGGCGCCCAGGTCGTGCTCGCCTCCGGCGAGATCGTCGAGGCGTCCGAGACCGAGCATCCGGACCTGTTCTGGGCGCTGCGCGGCGGCGGCGGCAACTTCGGCGTCGTCACGCGGTTCGACTTCCGCGCGCATCCGGTGACGGGCGTCGTCTTCGGCACCCTCGCCTTCGGGGCGGACCGGCTCGTCCCGCTCATGCGCGTCTGGCGGGACGTCATGCGCGACGCTCCGGAGCGGTTGACCACGACTCTCGTGGCGATGCCGTCGTTCGGCGAGGCCCCGCCGACGGTGCAGCTGGTGGTGTGCTGGGGCGATGACGACGTGGCGGCCGCCGATGCCGCGCTCGCCCCTCTGCGCGCGCTGCCGGGTCTGCTGAGCGACGACGTCGGCACGCGGGCGTACGCGGAGGTGCTCGAAGACCCGCACGGTCCCGAAGGGCCGATCACGGTCGTCGACCACAACTCCTTCTGGCGCGAACTCGACGACGACGGGATCGCCCTCGTCGCAGCGGCGCACGCGGACACGGCCCCCTCGGTGCTCATGATCCGCTACCTACGCGGCGCCTCATCGCGCGTGGACCCCGCTGCGACCGCGTTCGCGCACCGATCGGCCGAGGTCCTCGTGATCGCCGCCGCGTTCGTGCCGGCTGATGCGGGCGGCGAGGTGACCGAGCGCATCCGCGGGGTCTGGGCCGGGCTCGAGCGACGTGCGATCGGTCGGTACGGCAACTTCTCGCTCGCGACCGGTGAGGCGACCGTCGCGGCGATGTACCCACGGGCGACGCTCGATCGTCTGCGCGAGGTGAAGCGGCGGTACGACCCGGCGAACCTGTTCGACCGCAACCACAACGTGGTACCGGTCGGGGCATGA